One window of the Aquila chrysaetos chrysaetos chromosome 8, bAquChr1.4, whole genome shotgun sequence genome contains the following:
- the BTG4 gene encoding protein BTG4: MKDEIAATVFFITRLVKREDKLSKHKVEKFAAKLTTILFEKYKNHWYLDNPSRGQAFRCIRINKHQTRDPLLEQACVESNVDFNKLGLPKEMTLWVDPFEVCCRYGEKNRPFTIAHFEGEENPELPQQISYAVDRAALDYHSGISSDEESFYKEPKAIPTVSNPNSVYQFSDYCKAPIQPWSQYLHRKTYMTDGSYYAQHRGYKIYRPTAAFTGPRVDRYHWINTKR; encoded by the exons atgaaagatgaaattgCTGCCACAGTCTTCTTCATCACAAGGCTAGTGAAAAGGGAAGACAAGCTGAGCAAGCATAAAGTTGAGAAATTTGCAGCTAAGCTGACAACAATACTGTTTGAAAAGTATAAGAATCACTGGTACTTGGACAATCCATCCAGAGGACAAGCTTTCAG GTGTATAAGGATAAACAAACATCAGACAAGAGATCCACTGCTGGAGCAAGCTTGTGTGGAGAGTAATGTGGACTTTAATAAACTTGGTTTGCCAAAAGAGATGACACTATGGGTTGATCCGTTTGAGGTGTGTTGCAG ATATGGTGAGAAGAACCGGCCCTTCACAATTGCGCACTTTGAAGGAGAGGAGAACCCAGAGCTTCCTCAGCAGATCAGTTATGCTGTTGACAGAGCAGCACTAGACTATCATTCTGGCATTTCCTCAGACGAAGAGAGCTTCTACAAGGAGCCGAAAGCTATCCCAACTGTCAGCAATCCTAACAGTGTCTACCAG TTCAGTGACTACTGCAAGGCACCCATACAGCCCTGGTCTCAGTATCTTCATAGGAAGACCTATATGACTGATGGCTCATACTATGCCCAGCACAGGGGTTACAAAATCTACAGGCCAACAGCTGCTTTCACAGGACCGCGTGTTGATAGATACCACTGGATCAATACCAAGCGGTAG
- the LOC115345061 gene encoding uncharacterized protein LOC115345061, with protein sequence MSGKGFLGVYNPDLQLFHNFIMLNEASSRHKNRPSSATALVKSGHEERRSSRLQSLRPSNSTSKIIFTGILNPTTCINVNVTIMFIVSKEHYPVYDVNNLYNTNAEFDWGDLRSLREEVREASQKFFFLFQFQYPGTYVLQLSSNRHKRMYVRVMPLGGQCYEEGPFFPTTPRYAVQVGIAKNRDLLLKPDWTAITGVITGLLILLIASVVLALLCQGLSRSQKGTTCPPFRRQQLKYSLDSYSSNVSTVFSVKKCHPSLQNKGSMDDDSCSTGGTASFLKRGDVWEPEEQIDLESFNTNVFFELLLRQSLSVTTKLGHFKEEVKNIYCKLTSEISSLKNLWIKTLSIPEEMEAYESTMTEAYLKVKQQAEEEMQQRKQLAAEYEESVNKQMHLLQHDLKCQEEHCVMFNSALREVVRLAEMLTNKVACKENQTTLSQPDCASLLAQIEAASSKMSSIIIKESHRLKAWGVLGEGTGAHLLNKAKTRILTKEELVDSNGTARAPDVVFVDPVTGLLTPYPHCAMLLTSQCPGPVPSNHFLHPETGKVLHVAGNVGYDPIRSRLVCAVDSASGAKRHKPEVPIFPYIPYPVCPNTGLPVKTKLPVLCPEKMFGMGGLMLDPVTEIEVPVLGVTIHPHSGQKLTVGGTYLNPLTGMLTPLEIGGPMTEPEGGKIVPILGVGLDSNTGEVIPLGGLVDPSRNLMLLGDSFTEPLSGKTARVHGAHLRQDEVLPHSGGYQAVLEADWLVSQTHVVNALKQFKASVLEDTCLAADRLAALKASVEDMKKSFTTRFYHAIHCLQSLEKKREIASSLKSNGGKLGMIKYPGTEMWIPAVFGMKIPDPGGSSLMVPILGIDCDWNTRQPSPLAGTMEDRNGKGLVPITIGARTISPITGEIGPIIGAQTNPWTHNVIPTVQSLGVLPRRATDPDLLDFLEKEINSKHIYWHCRRKKEEGLLKKLISLILHVLDAAKEGKAQKIKYKEKVKDIEEMCHFLKGSSLQEAERRTSKYFSSQTATELCLLFKADRDEKEQEIQVLLEIRKALEKLMEFIEKMQLEEERIYMQLIEREKQRSHISSIETVTNLKLRKVILALASESQECILKQQASVETAYTKLEYLRDLSNIQMQQAKMLFSGSQQCFENYQTTKFYGINGISHSTCKVIQQNLIPLLKSTVQMLEENSNSVSPETSGYSSRSTLNAHSEALRAEASQETASASIVSPVLPTSHSERISHIQQEIHTRFFFEKHACELAHLELSLLTEEINTIFSFYESSKAKEKEYHKGNWFQGMKTSKGTEATTTKNSLLKELSEHHHDTEQALRQKQLEEIKPSGLIPELTVPKQTLHFLEEIPDQLSICLLGLQIPDSNFIEQQKLHSWEVKHSPDSVTQILQVSAVKIVKLEALRQACLYRVLDLYSNLQILTCPEGVTRILSSLDYKNTGEQVAREVAQTREKQQVARAVAFLHKHHQEGDLLKGLKEESEVELRNMQAQFRLELQTQTEEKMQAKEMQVIQETEGKKLGNLVAYFILSQRHLRQTVIMLQDCYKLKKIALRSQKEGTGLEQLVVEELLIDDDTRDISHLLKDNTEYIFLVLEFIQSVRLLQLRETQFKEIVRSLKDCIQEKFVDEANITVNEMKKFREQKMRRLEEQLKLFLEDKRTKKNISSNLDPLQKKNATLKTEEATEKRQDLWQTFQEKHLDLKESHIWQISDERAKLQDHLLCGEQESRMKPTGFDSTAYIEQRNTYSMKECSETKAFLGKDFHPDLQKSFWVPGIHHKADDQLLLFLTKNIKVLKQAEHLMVSRIILLNPQFTPPSLYGGDKAKCIKTSFLLGLLKDVNDELQSHAVAAGLLESQRLEKKTASTSQGIQDALMTQEGELTAVDPTTLSTREFVIYQYGISILQFLRFHIDAPEVNLCVASSVPLSNATGNAFRNSFFYQLWIFVLSQNSKNKLFILRDCLSSVGSFLLLLVHCLAHITAADFNHDNNPLFLRLFYQALKACLSETFSLRLQLSAFLQGDKSYGISQILLKEEPFCKEEINLISQLFEVKVKSLTDMEGFEKNNLLLHKKSEELLNDKLLVKKKEHFLCASSSYEKGSFGWRTRFEEETCAYLSLSELEDKVDVLTEELVHIIEDEHQFLNSKGNEDLLFYYLEITSLEKDCLVKQINALEEKIALGRKL encoded by the exons TATGTTAGGGTCATGCCACTTGGAGGACAGTGTTATGAAGAGGGACCATTCTTCCCCACAACACCCAGATATGCTGTACAGGTGGGCATTGCAAAAAACCGAGACCTCCTACTGAAACCTGACTGGACAGCAATTACTGGAGTGATCACAGGACTTCTCATATTGCTTATTGCCTCTGTGGTATTGGCA cttctttgcCAGGGACTTAGCCGGTCGCAGAAAGGCACTACCTGCCCTCCATTTCgaaggcagcagctgaagtATAGTCTGGACAGCTATTCCTCCAATGTATCAACAGTCTTTTCCGTTAAAAAATGTCACCCCTCACTGCAGAACAAAGGCAGTATGGATGATGACTCTTGCAGCACTGGTGGAACAG CCTCCTTCCTGAAAAGGGGTGATGTTTGGGAGCCTGAAGAACAGATAGACCTTGAATCATTTAAtaccaatgttttctttgaactttTGCTGAGACAGTCACTATCTGTTACAACCAAACTGGGCCATTTCAAAGAAGAG gtgaaaaatatatattgcaaGCTTACGAGTGAAATATCTTCACTGAAAAACCTTTGGATAAAGACACTGAGTATCCCAGAAGAGATGGAGGCTTATGAGAGCACAATGACAGAGGCTTACTTAAAAGTGAAACAGCAG GCAGAAGAAGAGATGCAGCAAAGGAAACAGTTGGCTGCTGAATATGAGGAAAGTGTGAACAAACAGATGCACTTATTACAGCATGATCTGAAATGTCAGGAAGAGCATTGTGTCATGTTCAATTCTGCCTTGAGAGAGGTGGTGAGATTGGCAGAGATGCTGACAAATAAGGTGGCttgtaaagaaaaccaaacaacacTGTCTCAGCCAGACTGTGCaag CCTGTTAGCCCAGATAGAGGCTGCAAGCAGCAAGATGTCAAGCATAATAATAAAGGAGAGTCACCGCCTCAAAGCATGGGGAGTACTGGGTGAAGGAACAGGAGCTCACCTTCTTAACAAAGCTAAAACCAGGATACTTACCAAGGAAGAGCTAGTGG ACTCAAATGGCACTGCCCGAGCACCTGATGTTGTCTTCGTGGATCCTGTCACTGGATTGTTAACTCCCTACCCACACTGCGCCATGCTGCTGACCAGTCAGTGCCCTGGGCCGGTACCTAGCAATCATTTTCTGCATCCTGAGACTGGAAAGGTACTTCACGTAGCTGGTAACGTTGGTTATGATCCCATCAGATCTAGGCTGGTCTGTGCTGTTGATTCTGCTTCAG GTGCTAAGCGTCATAAGCCTGAAGTGCCCATATTTCCCTACATTCCTTACCCAGTTTGTCCCAACACTGGCCTACCCGTGAAGACAAAACTTCCAGTCCTGTGtcctgaaaaaatgtttggtATGGGAGGACTCATGCTAGATCCAGTGACAGAAATAGAAGTTCCAGTGCTTGGGGTTACAATTCATCCTCACAGCGGGCAAAAGCTGACTGTTGGTGGGACATACCTTAACCCTCTTACTGGCATGTTGACACCTCTGGAGATTGGGGGTCCTATGACTGAGCCAGAGGGAGGCAAGATTGTTCCAATACTCGGAGTCGGTTTGGATAGTAACACTG GAGAAGTTATACCTCTAGGTGGGCTGGTGGATCCTTCCAGAAACCTAATGCTTCTTGGAGATTCCTTCACCGAACCTCTGAGTGGGAAAACAGCCCGGGTACATGGAGCTCACCTCCGGCAAGACGAGGTGCTGCCCCACAGTGGAGGTTACCAAGCAGTGTTGGAAGCTGACTGGCTGGTATCACAAACCCATGTGGTGAATGCTCTAAAGCAGTTTAAGGCATCAGTTTTGGAAGATACCTGTCTAGCAGCAGACAGATTAGCAGCACTAAAGGCTTCAGTAGAAGATATGAAGAAATCTTTCACCACTAGGTTTTATCATGCAATACATTGCTTGCAAAGCCTGGAGAAAAAACGGGAAATAGCTTCAAGTCTCAAGAGTAACGGTGGTAAACTGG GTATGATCAAATATCCTGGCACAGAGATGTGGATCCCTGCAGTGTTTGGAATGAAAATCCCAGATCCTGGTGGGTCCAGTTTGATGGTGCCAATTCTGGGAATAGACTGTGACTGGAACACTAGGCAGCCTTCCCCACTCGCAGGAACCATGGAAGACAGAAACGGAAAAG GCCTTGTCCCCATCACTATTGGTGCCAGAACCATAAGTCCAATTACAGGGGAAATTGGGCCTATTATAGGTGCTCAAACCAACCCCTGGACACACAATGTAATTCCTACTGTTCAGTCTCTTGGAGTTTTACCAAGAAGAGCTACGGATCCAGATCTG CTGGACTTtctagaaaaggaaataaattcaaagCATATATACTggcattgcagaagaaaaaaggaagaagggctTCTTAAAAAGCTGATCTCTCTAATTCTTCATGTCCTTGATGCTGCAAAAGAGGGAAAGGCACAGAAG ataaaatacaaggaaaaagtaaaagacATTGAGGAAATGTGCCATTTTCTTAAAGGGTCCTCTCTGCAGGAAGCTGAGAGACGaacctcaaaatatttcagtagccAGACGGCCACCGAACTATGCTTACTATTCAAAG CTgacagagatgaaaaagaacaggaaatacAGGTTCTGTTGGAGATCAGAAAGGCACTGGAGAAGCTGATGGAATTCATTGAAAAGATGCAACTAGAAGAAGAACGAATATACATGCAGCTgatagagagagaaaagcaaaggagcCACATCTCCAGTATTGAGACAGTAACAAACTTGAAGCTCAGAAAG GTCATACTTGCCCTAGCCTCTGAGTCTCAGGAATGTATACTGAAACAACAAGCTAGTGTGGAGACTGCATACACCAAACTGGAATATTTGAGGGACTTGTCAAATATCCAGATGCAGCAGGCAAAG ATGCTTTTCTCCGGGTCACaacagtgttttgaaaactaTCAGACAACCAAATTTTATGGCATTAATGGGATCTCACATAGTACATGCAAGGTCATCCAACAAAACCTGATCCCACTACTCAAGTCTACGGTTCAGATGCTGGAGGAAAATAGCAATAGTGTATCACCTGAGACATCAg GCTACTCATCAAGGAGCACTTTAAATGCTCATTCAGAGGCATTAAGGGCTGAAGCAAGTCAGGAAACCGCTTCAGCTTCCATAGTATCACCTGTTCTCCCCACTTCACATTCAGAAAGGATCAGCCACATACAACAAGAAATCCATACAAG GTTTTTCTTTGAGAAGCATGCTTGTGAACTGGCACATCTGGAACTGTCCTTactgacagaagaaataaacactatcttttccttttatgaatCATCCAAGGCTAAGGAAAAGGAATACCATAAAGGAAATTGG TTTCAGGGGATGAAAACCAGTAAAGGAACAGAAGCAACCACCACAAAAAATTCACTTCTGAAAGAACTGTCAGAACACCACCACGACACTGAACAAGCCCTCCGTCAGAAACAACTGGAAGAAATCAAGCCTTCAGGCCTCATCCCAGAGTTAACAGTGCCCAAACAGACCCTacattttctggaagaaattcCAGATCAGTTGTCAATTTGTCTTCTTGGCTTACAAATCCCAGATTCTAACTTCATTGAACAGCAA AAACTACATTCTTGGGAAGTCAAGCATTCACCAGACTCTGTAACTCAAATACTACAAGTTTCAGCAGTGAAGATAGTAAAGCTGGAAGCTCTGAGGCAAGCATGTCTGTACAGAGTCCTTGATCTCTACAGCAACCTTCAG ATTCTGACTTGCCCAGAAGGTGTGACAAGGATTCTGAGCAGTCTTGACTACAAAAATACTGGTGAACAAGTAGCCCGAGAGGTCGCCCAGACTAGAGAGAAACAGCAAGTAGCAAGAGCAGTGGCCTTTCTTCACAAGCATCATCAGGAAGGGGATTTGCTTAAAGGTTTAAAGGAAGAATCAGAAGTTGAGCTGAGAAACATGCAGGCACAATTTAGACTGGAACTTCAAACacagacagaggaaaag ATGCAAGCCAAAGAAATGCAAGTCATCCAGGAGACCGAAGGAAAGAAGTTAGGGAATCTTGTGGCATATTTCATCCTATCTCAGAGACACCTGCGGCAAACAGTCATTATGCTACAAGATTGCTACAAGCTCAAGAAGATTGCCTTGAGGTCCCAAAAGGAGGGCACAGGCCTGGAACAACTTGTTGTAGAA GAATTATTGATTGATGATGACACCAGGGACATTTCACATCTCCTGAAGGACAACACAGAGTATATATTTTTAGTGCTGGAATTTATACAAAGTGTAAGATTGTTACAACTGAGAGAGACACAGTTTAAGGAAATAGTCAGAAGCCTAAAAGACTGCATCCAGGAGAAg TTTGTGGATGAAGCTAACATCACAgtcaatgaaatgaaaaaattcagagagcagaaaatgagaaggctGGAAGAACAGCTGAAACTCTTCCTGGAagataaaagaacaaagaagaatATTTCAAGTAATCTTGATCCATTGCAG aagaaaaatgccaccttgaaaacagaagaagcaacagaaaaaagacaagaccTCTGGCAGACTTTCCAAGAGAAGCATCTGGACCTCAAAGAATCTCACATATGGCAAATATCAGATGAAAGAGCAAAGCTGCAGGATCATCTGCTCTGTGGAGAACAGGAGAGCAGGATGAAGCCCACAGGGTTTGATTCTACAGCATACATTGAGCAGCGTAATACG TACTCGATGAAAGAATGCagtgaaacaaaagctttcttaGGAAAGGATTTTCATCCAGATTTGCAGAAG TCTTTCTGGGTTCCAGGGATACATCATAAGGCAGATGACCAGCTCCTATTGTTCTTGACTAAGA ATATCAAGGTGCTGAAGCAGGCAGAACACCTGATGGTATCCAGAATCATTCTTCTGAATCCACAGTTTACACCACCTTCACTGTATG GTGGTGATAAAGCTAAGTgtataaaaacatcttttcttcttggtCTTCTGAAAGACGTGAATGATGAGCTCCAAAGTCATGCAGTGGCAGCTGGACTACTAGAAAGCCAAAGGCTGGAGAAAA AAACAGCAAGTACTTCTCAGGGTATACAGGATGCCTTGATGACCCAAGAAGGAGAACTAACAGCAGTTGATCCCACAACCCTTTCTACAAGAGAGTTTGTCATATATCAGTATGGCATCTCCATCCTACAGTTTCTCAGATTTCACATTGAT gcGCCAGAAGTTAATCTGTGTGTTGCCTCCAGTGTACCTCTTAGTAATGCCACAGGCAATGCCTTCAGAAACTCTTTCTTTTATCAG CTCTGGATATTTGTTCTTTCTCAGAATTCAAAGAACAAACTATTCATTTTAAGGGATTGCCTGAGTTCTGTTGGaagtttccttctcctcctcgtGCACTGCTTAGCTCATATCACTGCTGCTGACTTCAACCATGACAACAATCCACTCTTTCTGAGGCTTTTTTATCAG gcacTAAAGGCTTGTCTTAGTGAAACATTCTCTCTCAGACTCCAGTTGTCAGCATTTCTCCAGGGTGATAAATCTTATGGGATAAGTCAGATATTGCTAAAGGAAGAACCATTCTGCAAGGAGGAAATAAATCTCATCTCCCAACTTTTTGAGGTGAAAGTGAAAAGCCTCACGGACATGGAAGGCTTTGAGAAG AACAACCTCTTGCTCCATAAGAAATCTGAGGAACTACTAAACGACAAGTTgcttgtgaagaaaaaagagcatttccTTTGTGCCTCGAGCAGCTATGAAAAGGGCAGCTTTGGATGGAGGACACG cTTCGAAGAGGAAACTTGTGCTTACTTGTCCCTTTCAGAACTTGAGGATAAAGTGGATGTGTTAACTGAAGAGCTGGTACACATCATAGAGGATGAACACcagtttttaaacagtaaagGCAATGAAGACTTGCTTTTTTACTACCTTGAAATAACTAGTTTGGAGAAAGACTGTTtggtaaaacaaataaatgcattagAAGAGAAAATAGCCCTAGGCAGAAAGTTGTAG